Proteins encoded in a region of the Prunus persica cultivar Lovell chromosome G4, Prunus_persica_NCBIv2, whole genome shotgun sequence genome:
- the LOC18780088 gene encoding ankyrin repeat-containing protein At5g02620, with protein MDPSLYEAATSGEVGFLREKIRDGSASSIDLLLQKTPKDNNILHISAEFKQIDFFKNVDGDQFDQLFWATNKKDDTPLHVASRVGCHEIVKLLIQHAKKKLHHMKRGDEESGPADGEYHNKLLRVTNSDNDTALHLAVRYNHEEVVILLMEADPQLCCITNKAEESPLFLAVRKRSPSIAHCILQAYDSDISPSFQGTNGLTALHVAVTQEKLIDKGVVKMMMSKNHDIIREVDAIGWTPLHYAAFTGHVEATQLLLKCDSSTCYMLDESKMSALHVAAYAGHTKVMAELIRCRPDACDLLNSKGQTALHAAVLGGQRGVVKYILRTPKLAGLINEADKDGNTPLHMAVIYKKIEIIDILTSDPRVDRTAINKKLSKAIDIFLGQCIEQQEIINRCPVLQQLGSSVGGTFFQQKIRNDFNKVKPSKKDTPCTPAAIGLKRQEGAQASSNQALKRLDTKLVVTTLIATVTFAAALTPPGGFKTDGTPVLFENYYYKVFQLFNQVSFVLAILAIYNESNPIRFLSIEVATPARLIQYSIGGLLVAFVSVAAAVTPKGHSKGPLQIIPIGPSPVDIFVNIFQLFVIAFALIPVVTFVYQKLRERQVSNRVI; from the exons ATGGATCCTTCCCTGTATGAGGCGGCAACATCAGGTGAGGTTGGTTTCTTAAGGGAGAAAATTAGAGATGGCAGTGCATCATCAATTGATCTTCTCCTACAGAAAACGCCTAAAGACAACAATATTCTTCATATTTCCGCTGAATTCAAGCAAATAGATTTCTTCAAAAATGTCGATGGAGATCAATTTGATCAGCTGTTTTGGGCCACCAACAAGAAAGATGACACTCCACTACACGTTGCTTCAAGAGTAGGCTGCCATGAAATAGTGAAGTTGCTCATTCAACATGCGAAGAAAAAGCTTCATCACATGAAAAGAGGTGATGAGGAGAGCGGACCAGCTGATGGTGAATATCATAACAAGTTACTCCGAGTGACTAACTCGGATAACGACACAGCGTTGCATCTTGCTGTTCGATATAATCACGAGGAAGTTGTGATTCTGTTAATGGAAGCTGATCCTCAATTGTGttgtattacaaataaagCAGAAGAGTCGCCCTTGTTCCTTGCTGTTAGAAAAAGATCTCCAAGCATTGCTCATTGTATTTTACAGGCTTACGATTCCGACATTTCTCCTTCTTTCCAGGGGACTAACGGACTGACAGCTTTGCATGTGGCAGTGACGCAAGAAAAACTCATAGACAAAG GCGTTGTCAAGATGATGATGTCCaaaaatcatgacataatcagAGAAGTTGATGCTATTGGATGGACCCCCTTGCACTACGCAGCATTCACAGGGCACGTTGAAGCTACTCAACTACTGTTGAAATGTGATAGCTCAACTTGTTACATGCTGGACGAATCTAAAATGTCAGCTCTCCACGTCGCAGCCTATGCAGGCCACACCAAAGTGATGGCAGAGCTAATTCGATGCCGGCCTGATGCTTGTGATTTGCTTAATTCAAAAGGCCAAACGGCTCTTCATGCTGCAGTTTTAGGTGGACAAAGAGGTGTGGTTAAGTACATATTAAGGACGCCTAAGCTTGCAGGACTTATTAATGAAGCTGACAAAGACGGAAACACTCCTCTGCATATggcggttatttacaaaaagatCGAAATTATTGACATTTTGACATCTGACCCTAGAGTGGACAGGACTGCTATCAATAAAAAACTCTCAAAAGCCAttgatatttttcttggtCAATGTATTGAACAACAG gaAATTATCAACAGATGTCCAGTGTTGCAGCAGTTGGGGTCCTCCGTGGGTGGTACatttttccaacaaaaaatcaGGAATGATTTCAACAAAGTAAAACCTTCAAAGAAGGATACGCCCTGCACACCAGCCGCCATTGGACTTAAGAGGCAAGAAGGGGCGCAAGCTAGTTCAAATCAGGCCTTGAAAAGACTTGATACGAAGCTAGTGGTAACGACACTTATCGCAACCGTCACTTTTGCAGCGGCTTTAACCCCTCCGGGAGGATTTAAAACTGACGGGACGCCGGTTTTATTcgaaaattattattacaaaGTATTTCAGCTTTTCAACCAGGTATCCTTCGTTCTGGCAATTCTTGCGATCTATAACGAATCAAATCCAATACGTTTTCTGTCAATCGAAGTAGCCACACCTGCAAGACTCATTCAGTATTCCATTGGAGGGTTGCTGGTAGCGTTTGTTTCGGTCGCAGCTGCAGTGACGCCCAAAGGCCACAGCAAAGGTCCACTTCAAATTATTCCCATTGGACCAAGTCCAGTTGATATTTTTGTCAATATCTTCCAACTTTTTGTTATAGCATTTGCTCTCATCCCCGTTGTTACGTTTGTATATCAGAAGCTCAGGGAGAGACAAGTCAGCAACCGCGTAATTTAG